From a single Candidatus Tumulicola sp. genomic region:
- the ileS gene encoding isoleucine--tRNA ligase yields the protein MSGRGFPQVPDQPEAAKRELEVLEFWRAQKIFERTLEQTKDGPRFTFYEGPPTANGKPGVHHVLARSFKDLYPRFWTMRGYFVRRKAGWDTHGLPVEHQVEKEIGILDKSRLVAEVGIAEFTRRCRESVYRYVADWNQMTERMGYWLDLDDAYFTLTNDYIESVWWLLKQLWDRHLIQQDYKTVPYDPRIGATLSDHEVAQGYREVDDPSVFVRFRLRDDPKTSFLAWTTTPWTLPANMALAVHPEVEYCHVAHGEETLIVAAPLLGAVFQGEEPRVVKRVRGKALTGTHYQPLYDYCESDQDRYYVIAAPYVSTEDGTGIVHIAPAYGAEDLALGKAHDLPIFYSVDFTGHVVPEVKVAAGLFFKDADPPIIADLKKRGLLFRSGTIRHTYPFGWRTDDPLLYIAKTAWFIRTTEFKRQLLANNEKINWVPETIKHGRFGDWLEHNVDWALSRERFWGTPLPLWTDGSDFVCIGSLEELSKRCGRDLSGLDLHRPAIDDITFVHEGREYRRVPEVIDAWFDSGSMPYAQWHYPFENEATFKESFPADFITEAVDQTRGWFYSLHAIATMLFDSPAYKNVICLGHVVDAKGEKMSKSKGNVLDPWEIFDALGADALRWYFFTSSPPGVAKRVSEEFVRDGARTLFNTLWNTLKFFVLYANADGVAHPEDVALASRPDMDRWAVARLQELTAEVTRRLELYDAQNAGRAIEAFVDELSNWYVRLSRDRFWGATLSADKRSAYRTLYECLVGVALLLAPFTPFLAESLHQTLVRSVDPHARESVHLETWPEARAGDADLVAAMRVAQESVDLGRRARAAAKIRTRQPLPLAYVRPRRPADAKALERFRQLVLAELNVKDVQVVGLDAKFIEYSARPNLPRLGPRFGKRLGALRAALSSTDPRAVATAVAEGRSFEVSANGESFTLEPEDVLVDSKSAAGFTSAENDGMLVALDVRIDRALTLEGLAREVVRAVQDARKQAGLQVTDRISLRVECDDEYRQAIEQWRRYIAEQTLANTLDVAAGSELKVTVRKA from the coding sequence GACCGCCCACCGCGAACGGCAAGCCCGGCGTGCACCACGTGTTGGCTCGTTCGTTCAAGGATCTGTATCCGCGCTTTTGGACGATGCGCGGCTACTTCGTCCGGCGCAAGGCCGGATGGGATACGCACGGGTTGCCGGTCGAGCATCAAGTCGAAAAAGAGATCGGCATCCTCGACAAGAGCCGGCTGGTAGCCGAGGTCGGCATCGCGGAGTTCACGCGCCGCTGCCGCGAAAGCGTCTATCGCTACGTGGCGGACTGGAACCAGATGACCGAGCGCATGGGCTACTGGCTCGACCTGGACGATGCGTACTTCACCCTCACCAACGACTACATCGAAAGCGTCTGGTGGCTGCTCAAGCAGTTGTGGGATCGCCACCTCATCCAGCAAGACTACAAGACGGTGCCGTACGATCCGCGCATCGGCGCGACGCTTTCGGATCACGAGGTGGCGCAGGGCTATCGAGAGGTGGACGATCCGTCGGTCTTCGTGCGATTCCGTTTGCGCGACGATCCGAAGACCTCGTTCCTCGCTTGGACGACGACGCCGTGGACCTTGCCCGCCAATATGGCCCTGGCCGTGCATCCCGAGGTGGAGTATTGCCACGTCGCGCACGGCGAGGAGACGCTGATCGTCGCGGCGCCGCTGCTCGGCGCGGTGTTCCAAGGCGAGGAACCGCGCGTCGTCAAGCGCGTGCGCGGCAAGGCCTTGACGGGAACGCACTACCAGCCGCTGTACGATTATTGCGAGAGCGACCAGGATCGCTATTACGTGATCGCCGCGCCGTACGTCTCGACGGAGGACGGCACCGGCATCGTGCACATCGCGCCCGCCTACGGTGCGGAGGACCTCGCCTTGGGCAAGGCCCACGATCTACCTATCTTCTATAGCGTGGATTTCACCGGGCACGTGGTCCCGGAGGTGAAAGTCGCCGCCGGGCTTTTCTTCAAAGACGCCGACCCGCCCATCATCGCGGATCTCAAGAAGCGCGGGCTGCTCTTTCGCAGCGGCACCATCCGCCACACCTATCCGTTCGGCTGGCGCACAGACGACCCGCTGCTGTACATCGCCAAGACCGCGTGGTTCATCCGAACGACCGAGTTCAAGCGCCAACTGCTCGCCAACAACGAGAAGATCAACTGGGTGCCCGAGACCATCAAGCACGGCCGCTTCGGCGATTGGCTGGAGCACAACGTCGATTGGGCGCTGTCGCGCGAGCGTTTTTGGGGGACGCCGCTGCCGCTGTGGACCGACGGCTCCGACTTCGTGTGCATCGGCTCGCTCGAAGAGCTTTCCAAACGCTGCGGTCGCGATCTCTCGGGGCTGGATCTGCACCGCCCGGCGATCGACGACATCACGTTCGTGCACGAAGGGCGCGAGTACCGGCGCGTGCCCGAGGTCATCGACGCCTGGTTCGACTCGGGTTCCATGCCATACGCTCAGTGGCACTATCCGTTTGAGAACGAAGCCACCTTCAAGGAGAGCTTTCCGGCGGATTTCATCACTGAGGCTGTCGACCAGACGCGCGGCTGGTTCTACAGCCTCCACGCGATCGCCACGATGCTCTTCGATTCGCCGGCGTATAAGAACGTGATCTGCCTCGGGCACGTCGTGGATGCCAAAGGCGAGAAGATGAGCAAGAGCAAGGGCAACGTGCTCGACCCTTGGGAGATCTTCGACGCGCTTGGTGCGGACGCGCTGCGTTGGTATTTCTTCACCTCGAGTCCGCCGGGAGTCGCGAAGCGCGTGTCGGAGGAATTCGTGCGCGACGGCGCGCGCACGTTGTTCAACACGTTGTGGAACACGCTCAAGTTCTTCGTGCTCTACGCCAATGCCGACGGAGTCGCGCATCCGGAAGACGTCGCGTTGGCGAGCCGGCCGGACATGGATCGTTGGGCGGTGGCGCGCCTGCAAGAACTTACCGCCGAGGTCACGCGCCGGCTCGAACTGTATGACGCACAAAACGCCGGGCGCGCCATCGAAGCGTTCGTGGACGAACTATCCAATTGGTACGTGCGCCTCTCGCGCGACCGCTTCTGGGGCGCGACCCTTTCCGCGGACAAGCGTTCTGCGTATCGCACGCTCTACGAGTGCTTGGTAGGCGTAGCGCTGCTGCTCGCGCCGTTCACGCCTTTTCTTGCCGAGTCGCTACATCAAACGCTCGTGCGTTCTGTCGATCCTCACGCGCGAGAGAGCGTGCATCTAGAGACATGGCCGGAGGCCCGAGCGGGCGATGCGGACTTGGTCGCCGCGATGCGCGTCGCGCAGGAATCGGTCGACTTAGGCCGGCGAGCTCGCGCCGCCGCGAAGATCCGCACGCGCCAGCCGCTGCCGCTTGCGTACGTGCGCCCGCGCCGCCCCGCGGACGCGAAGGCGCTGGAGCGCTTTCGTCAACTCGTGCTGGCCGAGTTGAACGTCAAAGACGTTCAGGTCGTCGGACTCGACGCGAAGTTCATCGAGTATTCCGCCCGGCCGAACCTGCCGCGCCTCGGCCCTCGATTTGGGAAGAGACTCGGCGCGCTGCGCGCGGCGCTTTCGTCGACCGACCCGCGCGCGGTCGCCACGGCCGTGGCTGAAGGCCGGTCGTTCGAGGTTTCGGCCAACGGCGAGTCTTTCACGCTCGAACCGGAAGACGTGCTGGTCGACAGCAAATCCGCTGCCGGCTTCACCTCGGCGGAGAACGACGGCATGTTGGTCGCGCTCGACGTGCGCATCGATCGCGCGCTGACGCTTGAAGGTCTGGCGCGCGAGGTGGTGCGCGCCGTGCAGGATGCGCGCAAGCAAGCGGGTTTGCAGGTCACCGATCGCATCAGCTTGCGCGTGGAGTGCGACGACGAATACCGGCAGGCGATCGAGCAGTGGCGGCGTTACATCGCTGAGCAAACGCTGGCCAACACACTCGATGTCGCCGCCGGAAGCGAGCTCAAGGTCACAGTCCGCAAGGCATGA